The following proteins come from a genomic window of Lolium rigidum isolate FL_2022 chromosome 5, APGP_CSIRO_Lrig_0.1, whole genome shotgun sequence:
- the LOC124652416 gene encoding homocysteine S-methyltransferase 3: MVVKSGGVGAADEGAAGAAVRRWVEAGGGRLVLDGGLATELEAHGADLNDPLWSAKCILSSPHLIRKVHLDYIEAGANIIITASYQATIQGFESKGFSKEQSENLLTKSVEIAHEAREMFLKQHSDQSTPMHRPILVAASIGSYGAYLADGSEYSGDYGEAGTLEFLKDFHRRRLQVLAEARPDLIAFETIPNKLEAQAYVELLEECNISIPSWFSFNSKDGVHVVSGDSLIECATVANSCAKVGAVGINCTPPRFIHSLILTMRKVTDKPILIYPNSGERYDAEKKEWVESTGVSDGDFVSYVSEWCKDGAALIGGCCRTTPNTIRAITRTLNQFCPAP, encoded by the exons ATGGTGGTGAAGAGCGGGGGAGTCGGCGCCGCGGACGAGGGGGCCGCGGGCGCGGCCGTCCGGCGGTgggtggaggccggcggcgggaggcTGGTGCTGGACGGCGGGCTGGCCACGGAGCTCGAGGCCCACGGCGCCGACCTCAACGACCCGCTCTGGAGCGCCAAGTGCATCCTCTCCTCCCCGCACCTCATCCGCAAG GTACATTTGGACTACATAGAAGCAGGTGCGAACATTATAATCACAGCATCATATCAG GCTACAATTCAAGGGTTTGAGTCCAAGGGATTTTCAAAAGAACAAAGTGAAAATTTACTAACCAAGAGTGTTGAGATTGCACATGAAGCACGTGAGATGTTTCTGAAGCAACATTCAGATCAATCCACTCCCATGCACCGTCCTATTCTGGTTGCTGCTTCCATAGGAAGTTATGGggcttatcttgctgatggctctGAGTACAG TggggattatggtgaagctgggaCACTTGAATTCCTTAAAGATTTCCATCGGCGAAGACTTCAGGTTCTTGCAGAGGCACGTCCTGATTTGATCGCTTTTGAAACAATCCCTAACAAACTGGAAGCTCAG GCATATGTTGAACTTCTTGAGGAATGCAATATAAGTATCCCTTCATGGTTTTCCTTCAACTCGAAAGATGGAGTTCATGTTGTGAGTGGAGATTCACTAATTGAATGTGCTACCGTTGCTAACTCATGTGCAAAGGTTGGAGCTGTTGGAATAAACTGCACGCCTCCAAGATTTATTCATAGCCTGATACTCACGATGCGGAAG GTGACAGACAAACCAATTTTGATATATCCCAACAGTGGAGAAAGATATGATGCCGAGAAAAAAGAGTGGGTG GAATCTACGGGTGTTTCGGATGGTGATTTTGTTTCTTATGTAAGTGAGTGGTGCAAAGATGGGGCTGCGCTTATTGGGGGCTGCTGCAGGACAACTCCAAACACCATCAGGGCCATAACTAGAACCCTTAACCAGTTCTGCCCCGCACCATAA